One segment of Methanobacterium formicicum DSM 3637 DNA contains the following:
- a CDS encoding MFS transporter — protein MEDQGKNRILILLFVGVFMGSLDIGIVGPALPSIQSFFTVDDRLLSWVFTIYILFFMLGTPVMAKLSDIYGRKAIYILDILLFTIGSIVTITSFSFEMLLVGRAIQGLGAGGIFPVANAFIGDIFPPEKRGGALGILSSVWGWSSVMGPLLGGLLLQYGWQWLFIINLPITIAVILGSFYILPSGERNHEITFDWRGIIVLGVLVTFLAYGINQIDTNHFTSSIMSQDVLPYLVLSVVLLPLLWKIEKNATNPLIQVDLFRSREVRLVNSIMVGTGLVQASTVFIPAFVITALTFSSQAASFMLVPLVLTMALGAPVIGRLLDNYGSRNIMLIGSIAMAVGLFTASIFAETFYILILASILIGVGMSTTIGSPPRYIMLVESPPSERASGQALLNIITSVGQLVGGALVGAFIGSYAGELVGYQYAYIFIGVVAIVMTLIAAGLKSKAEQVKSAY, from the coding sequence ATGGAAGATCAGGGTAAAAATCGTATACTTATTCTCCTCTTTGTGGGTGTGTTCATGGGTTCCCTTGATATCGGGATCGTGGGCCCGGCACTCCCTAGTATTCAATCATTTTTCACAGTGGATGACAGACTCCTTTCCTGGGTGTTCACCATTTACATACTATTCTTCATGCTGGGAACACCGGTCATGGCCAAATTATCCGATATATATGGTAGGAAAGCTATTTACATCCTGGACATCCTCTTATTTACCATTGGTTCTATTGTAACCATAACTTCATTCTCATTTGAAATGCTCCTAGTTGGGAGGGCTATTCAGGGTCTGGGTGCTGGTGGAATATTCCCGGTGGCCAATGCCTTTATTGGAGATATATTCCCTCCTGAAAAACGGGGAGGTGCCCTGGGAATCCTCAGCTCAGTGTGGGGTTGGTCCAGTGTAATGGGGCCCCTGCTGGGAGGCCTACTCCTGCAGTATGGTTGGCAGTGGCTGTTCATCATCAACTTACCCATAACCATCGCTGTAATACTGGGAAGTTTCTACATCCTTCCCAGTGGTGAGAGAAACCATGAAATCACCTTTGACTGGAGAGGTATAATTGTACTGGGTGTTCTGGTGACATTCCTGGCCTATGGTATCAACCAGATTGACACCAACCATTTCACCAGCAGCATCATGTCACAGGATGTCCTGCCCTATCTGGTTTTAAGTGTGGTGCTGCTTCCATTACTCTGGAAGATTGAAAAAAATGCCACCAATCCATTAATCCAGGTTGATCTTTTCAGGAGCAGGGAAGTTAGACTGGTTAACAGTATAATGGTTGGTACTGGATTGGTACAGGCTTCTACTGTTTTCATTCCTGCCTTTGTAATCACTGCATTAACCTTCTCATCACAGGCCGCCAGTTTCATGTTAGTACCACTGGTCCTGACCATGGCACTGGGTGCTCCAGTTATTGGCCGACTCCTGGATAATTACGGTTCCAGGAATATTATGCTTATTGGGTCTATAGCAATGGCAGTTGGACTTTTCACAGCCAGTATATTCGCCGAAACATTTTACATATTAATATTAGCCAGTATCCTGATTGGTGTGGGTATGAGCACCACCATAGGCTCTCCACCCCGTTACATAATGCTGGTGGAAAGCCCACCCTCTGAAAGAGCATCAGGACAGGCCCTCTTAAATATCATAACCAGTGTAGGGCAGCTGGTAGGAGGAGCACTAGTGGGAGCATTCATTGGATCCTATGCTGGGGAACTGGTTGGATACCAGTATGCATACATCTTTATAGGGGTTGTGGCTATTGTAATGACCCTAATTGCTGCAGGGCTTAAAAGTAAGGCTGAACAGGTTAAGAGTGCTTATTAA
- a CDS encoding FUSC family protein produces the protein MEKKNFTSRWKLPSKPTGPIEWGKAIKSILLIFLAVIIAQLTGLGDGTKLIMLITLNATIIIDLPLPFRKIIQVTLLGFFLTLLAFICSFLSLSSLPVFLLFTIILAFFSSSLFIFSETAGSLGFLIFINYIFSVIFINQTVNIREWLLYIILSFLVASILLVPRALGRKTDILRMISTTFLPETSLERVLSTRQALSGLLLDERDYNLLKIGTYLTRYRTYSKLIISTMECQSQLLYHGFMDSVDKASIKIASHITGTPGQVGLTSVHLELEKVEKGSEYKNKSKNNSVFEGTNPINLLIRLRFLLKRANESLLVEYPTVTRKSFSSPRNRLSEVIAANFNLNNMYIHHVLRFSLALTLGLLAVYLSPYHDRDFIWITMGILIIMKPDVTSTINNFISRVLFNFLAIILVLIMGLIFPHDILLLLGFLMLFFFRAFFPNYMGLSLMAITVFVALTWPTGPLWGNALARVIDITLGGIIAFCCAYLIWPGKQAVNIPEQIAKNIRANCEFAENIFQASFDDTNDGIISKSYRKYLLEEKNLESSLRKVEDTFQDVGEDICLFRELGVINRKLSSDLTEARSLLESGESIKDITRYSEQLTSALREIALSVEKNVILPPVTIDRISDKGDILEENIENYLNMIINDVHYLQLDVELALRLGAFKKYSKSDLA, from the coding sequence ATGGAAAAGAAAAATTTCACTAGCCGGTGGAAACTCCCTTCAAAACCCACTGGCCCCATAGAGTGGGGAAAGGCTATAAAATCAATTTTACTAATTTTTCTGGCGGTTATAATAGCTCAATTAACGGGATTAGGAGATGGAACTAAGTTAATAATGCTTATAACCCTCAATGCCACTATAATTATTGACCTACCCTTACCCTTCCGTAAAATTATACAGGTAACGTTACTGGGATTCTTTTTAACACTTCTAGCCTTCATATGTTCATTTTTATCTCTTTCAAGCCTACCGGTTTTCCTTTTATTCACCATTATCCTGGCATTTTTCTCCTCCTCCCTGTTCATTTTCAGTGAAACCGCAGGTTCACTGGGCTTTCTAATATTTATTAATTACATATTCTCGGTTATATTCATTAACCAGACAGTTAATATCCGTGAATGGCTGCTTTATATAATTTTATCATTCCTTGTTGCCAGTATCCTCCTGGTTCCCCGGGCACTGGGAAGAAAAACCGACATCTTACGGATGATTTCCACAACATTCCTACCTGAAACTTCATTGGAAAGGGTCTTGTCAACCAGGCAGGCCCTGTCAGGATTACTGCTTGATGAGAGGGATTACAATCTTTTAAAGATTGGAACATATTTAACCCGATACCGAACTTACAGTAAACTTATCATATCTACTATGGAATGCCAATCACAGCTACTATACCATGGTTTCATGGATTCTGTGGATAAGGCCAGTATAAAAATCGCATCTCACATTACCGGTACTCCAGGGCAGGTTGGTTTAACTTCAGTTCATCTGGAACTTGAAAAAGTAGAGAAAGGATCTGAATATAAAAATAAATCTAAAAATAATTCTGTTTTTGAGGGAACTAACCCTATAAACTTATTGATTAGGCTCAGATTTTTACTGAAGCGAGCAAATGAATCATTATTAGTGGAGTATCCTACGGTTACTAGAAAATCATTTTCCTCACCACGCAACAGGCTCAGTGAAGTGATTGCTGCAAACTTTAATCTGAATAATATGTACATTCACCATGTTCTGCGATTTTCATTAGCTCTCACCCTGGGGCTCCTGGCAGTGTACTTATCACCCTACCATGATAGGGATTTTATCTGGATTACCATGGGTATTTTGATCATAATGAAGCCGGATGTAACCAGCACCATTAACAACTTCATATCCAGGGTTTTATTCAATTTCCTGGCAATTATACTGGTATTAATTATGGGATTGATTTTTCCTCATGACATCCTCCTACTGCTGGGTTTCCTGATGCTGTTTTTCTTCAGGGCATTTTTCCCAAATTATATGGGACTATCACTCATGGCCATAACTGTTTTTGTGGCCTTAACCTGGCCCACCGGGCCTCTCTGGGGAAATGCCCTAGCCAGAGTCATTGACATAACCCTCGGTGGAATCATTGCATTTTGCTGTGCTTACCTGATCTGGCCAGGTAAGCAAGCTGTGAACATCCCGGAACAGATCGCTAAAAACATCCGCGCCAACTGCGAATTTGCAGAAAACATATTCCAGGCAAGTTTTGACGATACTAATGATGGAATAATTTCTAAAAGTTATAGAAAATATTTACTTGAGGAAAAGAACCTGGAATCATCCCTGAGGAAAGTTGAAGATACCTTTCAGGATGTGGGAGAAGATATATGTCTATTCAGGGAACTGGGTGTTATAAACCGTAAGTTATCCTCAGATCTAACCGAAGCCAGATCATTACTTGAGTCTGGAGAATCGATTAAAGATATCACAAGATACTCAGAACAGTTAACCAGTGCCCTGCGAGAAATAGCTTTATCTGTTGAGAAAAATGTTATTTTACCCCCGGTTACAATTGACCGGATTTCAGATAAGGGGGATATTTTAGAAGAAAATATTGAAAACTATTTGAACATGATAATAAATGATGTTCATTACCTTCAGTTAGATGTGGAATTGGCCCTGCGTTTGGGAGCGTTTAAAAAGTACAGTAAATCTGATTTAGCTTAA
- a CDS encoding MFS transporter encodes MDKRHRNRILILIFIGVFMGSLDIGIVGPALPAIQGQFGVNERLVSWIFAIYILFFMIGTPLMAKLSDIYGRRSIYVLDIFIFALGSAITVTSVSFEQLLIGRAIQGFGAGGIFPVASAFIGDTFPPEKRGGALGIIGSVWGLSGILGPILGALLLNYGWQWLFIINIPIAAVIIALSFYILPVTKRQANVRFDWQGTVVFALMVGSLAVGVNQIDTANFTSSVLSLYVWPFLAFSVILLPLLLKVERNALDPVIEIDLYKSLEVKIATSIAIGTGLCQTAIVFMPALAVVALALTTSNASLMVIPLVLALGVSAPVIGRLLDKFGTKMVMFVGTFTLAVGLFMLSFFASNFYLFILSGVVIGVGLATVLGSPLRYIMLTESPADKRAAGQALINFNASAGQLVGGAMVGAVIGSQADKLTGYQSAYILIAFLAVGMMLLTLGLKNRAKQLETMKLNQEQ; translated from the coding sequence ATGGATAAACGGCACAGAAATAGAATTTTAATTCTAATTTTCATTGGTGTTTTCATGGGGTCCCTGGATATAGGGATCGTGGGTCCAGCACTTCCTGCAATCCAGGGACAGTTTGGTGTTAACGAACGACTGGTTTCCTGGATATTCGCAATATACATCCTGTTTTTCATGATCGGCACGCCTTTAATGGCTAAATTGTCTGATATTTATGGTAGGAGAAGTATTTATGTCCTTGATATTTTCATTTTTGCCCTGGGGTCGGCGATAACCGTTACTTCCGTCTCCTTTGAACAGTTGCTAATTGGTAGGGCTATTCAGGGGTTCGGGGCAGGGGGCATATTCCCGGTGGCCAGTGCATTTATAGGGGACACCTTTCCCCCGGAAAAGAGAGGTGGAGCACTGGGAATAATTGGTTCTGTTTGGGGTTTATCTGGAATTTTAGGACCAATACTTGGAGCATTACTCCTTAATTATGGATGGCAATGGTTATTCATCATTAACATACCAATAGCCGCAGTTATCATTGCTTTAAGCTTTTACATATTACCCGTAACCAAAAGACAGGCAAATGTTAGGTTTGACTGGCAAGGCACTGTAGTTTTCGCATTGATGGTTGGCTCCCTGGCAGTGGGTGTTAACCAGATCGATACTGCTAACTTCACCAGCAGCGTATTATCCCTTTATGTATGGCCATTCCTGGCGTTCTCTGTAATATTATTACCACTTTTACTGAAAGTGGAGAGAAATGCTCTTGATCCAGTAATCGAGATTGATCTGTATAAAAGTTTAGAGGTGAAAATAGCCACCAGCATTGCCATTGGAACTGGTTTATGTCAAACTGCCATTGTATTCATGCCTGCCCTGGCTGTGGTAGCACTAGCACTGACCACATCCAATGCCAGTTTAATGGTTATACCCCTTGTCCTGGCCCTTGGAGTCAGTGCCCCGGTAATTGGCCGGTTACTTGATAAATTCGGTACGAAAATGGTTATGTTTGTTGGTACATTCACTCTGGCGGTGGGATTATTCATGTTAAGCTTCTTTGCCAGTAACTTTTACCTGTTCATACTATCTGGTGTGGTGATTGGAGTGGGCCTGGCAACTGTGCTTGGATCTCCCCTGCGTTACATCATGTTAACCGAAAGCCCAGCAGATAAACGGGCTGCAGGTCAGGCTCTGATAAATTTCAACGCCAGTGCAGGGCAGCTGGTCGGTGGTGCCATGGTAGGTGCAGTAATAGGATCTCAGGCGGATAAGCTAACTGGTTACCAATCAGCTTATATTTTAATTGCTTTTTTAGCAGTGGGTATGATGCTGTTGACATTGGGCCTTAAAAATCGTGCCAAACAGTTAGAAACCATGAAACTCAATCAGGAACAGTAA
- a CDS encoding DUF998 domain-containing protein → MKIQRGSIFRPDKDYYRIAGIIMLVGALQFFMAVNLAETQFPGYTTTNTLSHLAGTVPPVEPSATVFNISVILLGVLTLISVYFILKSGGCRLFSACLAISSLCAIGIGVFPSYTGSLHILFTSLTFIFGSLAVIFSYRLGLNIPMVIVSLVVGFTALMIIICGLVWGIGNPLINYLTIGGAERFIVYPVLLYLIALGGYLTSRGEDWVRIRFTDGYF, encoded by the coding sequence ATGAAAATACAAAGAGGCAGTATATTTCGTCCGGATAAGGATTACTACCGGATTGCAGGTATAATTATGCTGGTTGGTGCTTTGCAGTTTTTCATGGCAGTTAACCTAGCAGAAACCCAGTTTCCAGGATACACAACCACCAACACCCTCAGCCACCTGGCAGGTACTGTTCCTCCAGTGGAACCTTCTGCCACCGTCTTCAACATCAGTGTGATACTTCTGGGAGTTTTGACCTTAATCAGTGTTTATTTTATATTAAAAAGTGGAGGTTGCAGGCTTTTCTCAGCATGTCTTGCCATATCCTCCTTATGTGCAATAGGCATAGGTGTCTTTCCCAGTTACACCGGTAGCCTCCATATATTATTTACCAGTTTAACCTTCATTTTTGGGAGTTTAGCAGTGATATTTTCATATCGCCTGGGTTTAAACATTCCCATGGTAATTGTGTCCCTGGTGGTAGGTTTCACAGCCCTAATGATTATCATCTGTGGTCTGGTATGGGGAATAGGTAACCCACTAATCAACTATCTAACCATCGGGGGTGCGGAACGATTCATAGTTTACCCAGTTTTACTATACCTCATTGCACTGGGTGGATATTTAACCAGCAGGGGAGAAGACTGGGTGAGAATACGGTTTACCGATGGATATTTTTAA